The Lycium barbarum isolate Lr01 chromosome 12, ASM1917538v2, whole genome shotgun sequence genome includes a region encoding these proteins:
- the LOC132623817 gene encoding large ribosomal subunit protein uL23-like, with amino-acid sequence MRKPVSLLIPPLQNPNLFYSLLCISPMAIASPAAIICSSRRNGQTFKSSVSITGATCPFQVSSSSSIKLCSFLGKSRQTTSEMLTSFSARGSQFLPRFLCPVSCEVEGDAKKQRLEYAVKVKSGESTNRHVLDIQNSVSCEWKKTLRMERNPKRLNNSASQRNKIEYYQVIQYPLKTESTMGNILRHNTLVFVVHKDADKKSIRDAVKKLFKIEMKKINTSIMPDGTKKAYVVLTPNHSAIDVAKRIKAI; translated from the exons ATGAGAAAGCCTGTTTCCTTGTTGATTCCTCCTCTCCAAAACCCTAATCTTTTTTACTCATTGCTCTGCATAAGTCCAATGGCAATAGCCTCTCCGGCGGCTATTATTTGTTCCAGCCGGCGCAACGGTCAAACTTTCAAGTCATCAGTATCAATCACCGGGGCCACGTGTCCATTTCAAGTGTCGTCTTCTTCTTCTATAAAGCTCTGCTCTTTTCTCGGCAAGTCTCGTCAGACCACCAGT GAAATGTTGACAAGCTTCAGTGCCCGAGGTTCTCAGTTTCTACCAAGGTTTCTGTGTCCTGTATCTTGTGAAGTTGAGGGAGATGCCAAGAAACAAAGGCTAGAATATGCCGTTAAAGTGAAATCGGGTGAATCAACCAATAGGCATGTATTGGATATCCAAAATTCAGTCTCATGCGAATGGAAGAAGACGTTGAGAATGGAAAGAAATCCCAAGCGTCTCAACAATAGTGCATCACAGAGGAACAAAATCGAATATTACCAGGTCATCCAATATCCTTTGAAAACTGAGTCTACAATGGGGAATATATTACGTCACAATACTTTGGTTTTTGTTGTTCATAAAGACGCTGACAAGAAGAGCATAAGGGATGCTGTAAAGAAGCTGTTTAAGattgaaatgaagaaaataaatacatcAATCATGCCTGATGGGACAAAGAAAGCATATGTTGTGCTGACACCAAACCATAGTGCAATAGATGTGGCAAAAAGAATCAAAGCCATTTAA